A single Mangifera indica cultivar Alphonso chromosome 20, CATAS_Mindica_2.1, whole genome shotgun sequence DNA region contains:
- the LOC123204715 gene encoding casein kinase II subunit beta-1-like isoform X2, with the protein MYKERVGGSKSEVVSSVDRKRINDALDKQLERSSPSTSRGTINGNDLSVLMGKHPADHHREALAASLFKNNASDEESETDTEESDVSGSDGEDTSWISWFCNLRGNELFCEVDDDYLQDDFNLCGLSSQVPYYDYALDLILDVESSHGDMFTEEQNEMVESAAEMLYGLIHARYILTSKGMAAMLDKYKNYEFGRCPRVYCCGQPCLPLGQSDIPHSGSVKIYCPRCEDAYYPRSKYQDIDGAYFGTTFPHLFLMTYGHLKPQKAAQSYVPRVFGFKIHKP; encoded by the exons ATGTACAAAGAGCGAGTCGGTGGCTCCAAATCAGAGGTTGTAAGTTCAGTCGATCGGAAGCGGATTAACGACGCATTAGACAAGCAGCTCGAAAGATCTTCTCCATCCACTTCGAGAGGCACGATCAACGGCAATGATTTGTCCGTTTTGATGGGGAAGCATCCAGCTGATCATCACCGAGAAGCTCTTGCCGCTTCGCTCTTCAAAAACAACGCCTCTGATG AGGAATCGGAAACCGACACTGAAGAGTCTGATGTCAGTGGCTCTGATGGGGAGGATACATCTTGGATCTCATGGTTTTGCAATCTTCGAGGAAATGAGTTATTTTGTGAAGTGGATGATGATTATCTACAAGATGATTTTAACCTCTGTGGTTTAAGCAGCCAAGTTCCTTATTATGATTATGcacttgatttaattttggatgTCGAGTCCTCTCATG GTGATATGTTTACAGAGGAACAAAATGAAATGGTTGAATCTGCAGCAGAAATGCTTTATGGCCTAATTCATGCCCGATACATACTGACTAGCAAAGGAATGGCTGCTATg tTAGACAAGTACAAGAACTATGAATTTGGAAGATGCCCAAGAGTCTATTGTTGTGGACAACCCTGTCTCCCTCTTGGTCAATCAGACATTCCTCATTCAGGCAGTGTGAAAATATATTGCCCCAGATGTGAAGATGCTTACTACCCCCGATCAAAGTATCAAG ACATTGATGGAGCATATTTTGGAACCACATTCCCACACCTGTTTCTGATGACTTATGGGCACCTGAAGCCACAGAAGGCAGCACAGAGCTATGTTCCAAGAGTATTTGGGTTCAAGATCCACAAACCATGA
- the LOC123204715 gene encoding casein kinase II subunit beta-1-like isoform X1: protein MYKERVGGSKSEVVSSVDRKRINDALDKQLERSSPSTSRGTINGNDLSVLMGKHPADHHREALAASLFKNNASDEESETDTEESDVSGSDGEDTSWISWFCNLRGNELFCEVDDDYLQDDFNLCGLSSQVPYYDYALDLILDVESSHGDMFTEEQNEMVESAAEMLYGLIHARYILTSKGMAAMLDKYKNYEFGRCPRVYCCGQPCLPLGQSDIPHSGSVKIYCPRCEDAYYPRSKYQGNIDGAYFGTTFPHLFLMTYGHLKPQKAAQSYVPRVFGFKIHKP, encoded by the exons ATGTACAAAGAGCGAGTCGGTGGCTCCAAATCAGAGGTTGTAAGTTCAGTCGATCGGAAGCGGATTAACGACGCATTAGACAAGCAGCTCGAAAGATCTTCTCCATCCACTTCGAGAGGCACGATCAACGGCAATGATTTGTCCGTTTTGATGGGGAAGCATCCAGCTGATCATCACCGAGAAGCTCTTGCCGCTTCGCTCTTCAAAAACAACGCCTCTGATG AGGAATCGGAAACCGACACTGAAGAGTCTGATGTCAGTGGCTCTGATGGGGAGGATACATCTTGGATCTCATGGTTTTGCAATCTTCGAGGAAATGAGTTATTTTGTGAAGTGGATGATGATTATCTACAAGATGATTTTAACCTCTGTGGTTTAAGCAGCCAAGTTCCTTATTATGATTATGcacttgatttaattttggatgTCGAGTCCTCTCATG GTGATATGTTTACAGAGGAACAAAATGAAATGGTTGAATCTGCAGCAGAAATGCTTTATGGCCTAATTCATGCCCGATACATACTGACTAGCAAAGGAATGGCTGCTATg tTAGACAAGTACAAGAACTATGAATTTGGAAGATGCCCAAGAGTCTATTGTTGTGGACAACCCTGTCTCCCTCTTGGTCAATCAGACATTCCTCATTCAGGCAGTGTGAAAATATATTGCCCCAGATGTGAAGATGCTTACTACCCCCGATCAAAGTATCAAGGTA ACATTGATGGAGCATATTTTGGAACCACATTCCCACACCTGTTTCTGATGACTTATGGGCACCTGAAGCCACAGAAGGCAGCACAGAGCTATGTTCCAAGAGTATTTGGGTTCAAGATCCACAAACCATGA